In Leptospiraceae bacterium, the following are encoded in one genomic region:
- a CDS encoding helix-turn-helix domain-containing protein: MIAELERVQTSWKEVKDFLSVPHSKKEYNKIVSLLDLVIDEVGSKQNHPLAPLLETLGSLVEAYEKENLKPIDAKPIEVLKFLMEEHNLTQKDMKQLGSQGVVSEILNGKRELNVRQIKELSKRFGVSPAVFI; this comes from the coding sequence ATGATTGCAGAATTAGAAAGAGTGCAAACTAGCTGGAAGGAAGTGAAAGATTTTTTGTCCGTTCCTCACTCCAAAAAAGAATACAACAAAATTGTTTCCCTATTAGACCTAGTGATTGATGAAGTAGGGAGTAAACAGAATCATCCGCTTGCCCCATTACTCGAGACCCTTGGAAGTTTAGTTGAAGCTTATGAAAAAGAAAATTTAAAACCGATAGACGCAAAGCCTATTGAAGTTTTGAAATTTCTAATGGAAGAGCATAATCTTACCCAGAAAGATATGAAACAATTAGGAAGCCAGGGAGTAGTCTCCGAAATTCTAAACGGCAAACGAGAATTAAACGTTCGTCAAATAAAAGAACTC
- a CDS encoding type II toxin-antitoxin system HigB family toxin translates to MHIISWKKLSDFIEDYPTSGSSLRSWYKIIKESDFFNFSELKMAFRTVDQVGNLTVFNINGNHFRLIAAIHYNRQKVYVRDILTHTEYDKDKWKER, encoded by the coding sequence GTGCATATTATTAGCTGGAAAAAACTTTCTGATTTCATAGAAGATTATCCAACCTCAGGAAGTTCTTTAAGAAGCTGGTACAAGATTATTAAAGAGTCTGATTTTTTTAACTTTAGCGAATTAAAAATGGCATTTAGAACTGTCGATCAAGTTGGGAACCTGACTGTTTTTAATATTAACGGAAACCATTTTCGACTCATTGCAGCGATTCATTATAATCGACAGAAAGTATACGTGCGAGATATTCTTACTCATACTGAATATGACAAAGATAAATGGAAGGAGAGATAA
- a CDS encoding prepilin-type N-terminal cleavage/methylation domain-containing protein — MIMRVKFRRGMTLIEISIVVAILGVIFSGIFGAYYTALKISRESDPKGGTSRKEIFFALENLRSTFSQTFYVQGHKRLIFEAKNESTTNGRADTVTFAANHTNSEETGSPAIREVSYFLRQMCEDCEYYYLMRREDEMVDIDPRAGGTEHVILSYVKSFQLKYSQRGDKWQDDWNTDELKKIPKLIRIELIAIIGENEIKYETLAYPGIFFK; from the coding sequence ATGATTATGCGAGTAAAATTTAGGCGAGGGATGACTTTAATTGAAATTTCGATTGTAGTCGCTATTTTAGGTGTAATTTTTAGTGGAATTTTTGGAGCCTATTATACTGCTTTAAAAATATCCCGTGAATCTGATCCTAAAGGAGGAACGTCTCGAAAAGAAATTTTTTTCGCTCTTGAAAATCTACGTTCTACTTTTTCTCAAACTTTTTATGTCCAAGGGCATAAGCGCCTTATCTTCGAAGCCAAAAATGAATCCACTACAAACGGTCGAGCGGATACTGTTACATTTGCCGCAAATCATACTAATTCCGAAGAAACTGGGTCACCTGCGATTCGAGAGGTCAGTTATTTTTTACGCCAAATGTGCGAAGACTGTGAATACTACTATCTTATGCGACGTGAAGATGAAATGGTTGATATTGATCCAAGAGCCGGTGGAACGGAACATGTGATTTTATCTTATGTGAAAAGTTTCCAATTAAAATATTCACAGCGTGGCGACAAATGGCAGGACGATTGGAATACCGATGAATTAAAAAAAATTCCCAAACTAATTCGAATTGAGTTAATTGCCATCATTGGAGAAAATGAAATTAAATATGAAACTCTCGCTTACCCGGGAATATTTTTTAAGTGA
- a CDS encoding type II secretion system protein — MKITRIRRGFTLIEISIALAVAASAIVFTFSLISKGLSLQRQSITLTNAVFLAKIKMAQIDASPKLETTSSKGEIPGYEGYRYETEIKEEELDLLKLAEQGGEKKKSANPDDLLGSNTNSKMDDLLKKRGKSSGSKTGGVIKVFRIKVNIYFPSGYGEKVYAVETIKSSTF; from the coding sequence ATGAAGATAACTAGAATTAGGCGCGGATTTACTTTAATCGAAATTTCAATCGCACTTGCAGTTGCCGCGAGTGCGATTGTATTTACATTTTCTCTTATAAGTAAGGGTTTGTCCTTGCAGAGACAATCAATAACTCTTACGAATGCCGTTTTTTTAGCTAAAATCAAAATGGCTCAAATTGATGCGAGTCCAAAACTAGAAACAACCAGCTCAAAAGGAGAAATTCCAGGCTACGAAGGTTATAGATACGAAACAGAAATCAAAGAAGAAGAGTTGGATCTTTTAAAACTCGCTGAACAAGGGGGAGAAAAAAAGAAATCTGCTAATCCAGATGACTTACTTGGTTCGAATACAAATTCCAAAATGGACGATCTTTTAAAAAAAAGAGGAAAGTCTTCTGGATCAAAGACTGGTGGGGTAATCAAAGTTTTCCGCATCAAAGTAAATATTTATTTTCCGTCAGGGTACGGCGAAAAAGTATATGCCGTTGAGACAATTAAATCGAGTACGTTTTAG
- a CDS encoding type II secretion system protein: MKFSNYNIRKGMTLIEIVVVVSILGLLMSLMVSSISGLIRPSAKDTTDKMKAGLFYSYQTAIISNQTVLFEIDMEKNKYTASKLVRAEGGIQHKKVLEVNLPSNNRVVDVTDLRGVKFETGVLVIPFTHDGVAGDYNIHIGEDANSINKTVLLYRYNGKIVVKNGEVNRTSGASQDNTFRIKESDEDN, translated from the coding sequence ATGAAATTTTCGAATTATAATATCCGGAAGGGAATGACTCTTATTGAGATAGTAGTTGTAGTTTCGATTTTGGGTCTTTTAATGTCTCTAATGGTATCGAGTATATCTGGATTGATTCGTCCTTCCGCCAAAGATACCACTGATAAAATGAAAGCGGGACTTTTTTATTCGTACCAAACTGCAATCATTTCGAATCAGACAGTTCTATTTGAAATTGATATGGAAAAAAATAAATACACTGCTTCCAAACTTGTTCGCGCTGAAGGCGGAATTCAACACAAAAAAGTTTTAGAAGTGAATTTACCATCGAATAACCGCGTAGTGGATGTAACGGATTTGCGGGGTGTAAAGTTTGAAACGGGAGTTTTAGTCATTCCATTTACGCACGACGGGGTAGCGGGTGATTATAATATTCATATTGGAGAGGATGCTAATTCCATCAATAAAACAGTTTTATTATATAGATACAATGGAAAAATTGTAGTAAAAAATGGAGAAGTAAATAGAACCTCCGGCGCGAGTCAGGATAACACTTTTAGAATTAAGGAATCAGATGAAGATAACTAG
- a CDS encoding EAL domain-containing protein, which yields MANKKILLVEDEIIIAMAEMAVLKKNHFDTIHANSGEEAIRILDQGLSVDLILMDFALGNGMSGAETAEEILKTKKIPIIFLTSHFEKEIVERIRHINRYGYVIKNSGETFLISSIEMALNLFEAQRKSQESEERFRVMADSAPVMIWVTNENNYCTYVNKQWVLFRGKNFEKELGNGWLEGIHPEDFERIMNRIQTFFEKRESFELEYRLMQFDGKYRWVLNRGVPRISEDGYFTGFIGSVLDVTEMKEQEDNLRQAAAVFDSTTEGLLITDSKGTIKAVNPAFTSVTGYTQDEIIDKTPRILNSGKQDKAFYEDMWNSLRIYGKWRGEIWNRRKNGEVYPELLGISAVKDNNGNTLSYVGVFSDITKIKAAQDDLDFLAHHDWLTNLPNRLMFQSRLKHSMSRLETGNRLAILLIDLDRFKDVNDSYGHPLGDEVLQLTAIRMFQNISERDTLARLGGDEFIVLIEDLDVLEKAGRIAQELLDSIREPFHLTNGVEVFLGASIGISIYPDQGQTVDEIFQHADAALYQAKKEGKGIFRYYNSSITSKIRNRLSIETRLRKAIDRGELLVYFQVQADIETGSIVGAEALVRWKDPIHGFISPAEFIPIAEESGIIGPIGEWVLREVCTMGYKWIESGYKLVPLAVNLSPKQFIHGNVISLVEKVLSETNFPAEFLEFEITESALMDREEEAIRILNQLRSMKIKLAIDDFGTGYSSLAHLKRFPLDVLKIDKSFVDDIPKNQDDMEIAATIIAMGHTLRLKVLAEGVESKEQLDFLRSCGCDFYQGYYKSKPIPPEEFIKFLKKD from the coding sequence ATGGCAAATAAAAAAATCCTATTAGTTGAAGACGAAATCATCATTGCTATGGCAGAGATGGCTGTCCTTAAAAAAAATCACTTTGACACTATTCATGCAAATAGTGGTGAAGAAGCTATTCGTATTTTAGATCAAGGTTTATCGGTTGATCTTATTTTAATGGATTTTGCACTTGGAAATGGTATGTCCGGTGCCGAAACTGCAGAAGAAATTTTAAAAACTAAAAAGATTCCTATAATCTTTCTTACATCTCATTTTGAAAAAGAAATTGTCGAGCGAATAAGGCATATTAACCGTTACGGTTATGTAATTAAAAATTCAGGAGAAACATTTCTGATTTCCTCGATCGAAATGGCTTTGAATTTATTTGAAGCACAACGTAAATCTCAAGAAAGTGAAGAACGTTTTAGGGTGATGGCAGATTCTGCCCCTGTTATGATATGGGTAACGAATGAAAATAATTACTGCACCTATGTAAATAAACAATGGGTATTATTTCGGGGAAAAAACTTTGAAAAAGAATTAGGAAATGGATGGTTAGAGGGAATTCACCCTGAAGATTTTGAAAGAATTATGAATCGCATTCAAACTTTCTTTGAAAAACGAGAATCATTTGAACTTGAATATAGACTGATGCAGTTTGATGGAAAATATCGATGGGTATTGAATCGGGGGGTGCCTCGTATTTCTGAAGACGGATATTTTACTGGATTTATCGGATCCGTATTGGATGTCACGGAAATGAAAGAACAAGAAGATAATCTACGGCAAGCAGCCGCTGTATTTGATAGTACTACAGAAGGACTATTGATTACAGACTCAAAGGGTACTATTAAAGCAGTTAATCCTGCGTTTACCTCTGTAACAGGTTATACACAGGATGAAATAATAGATAAAACACCCCGAATTCTAAATTCCGGAAAACAGGATAAAGCATTCTATGAAGATATGTGGAATAGTTTACGCATTTACGGAAAGTGGAGAGGGGAAATTTGGAACCGCCGAAAAAACGGTGAGGTATACCCTGAATTACTTGGGATTAGCGCAGTAAAGGATAATAATGGTAATACGCTTAGTTACGTCGGAGTATTTTCGGATATTACCAAAATTAAAGCTGCACAGGATGATTTAGATTTTTTAGCACACCATGACTGGTTGACTAACCTACCGAATCGTTTGATGTTTCAATCTAGATTAAAACATTCGATGAGCAGATTGGAAACAGGAAACAGATTAGCAATTTTATTAATTGATTTAGATCGATTTAAAGATGTAAATGATAGTTATGGACATCCACTTGGAGATGAGGTATTACAACTAACGGCTATTCGAATGTTTCAAAATATTTCAGAGCGTGATACACTCGCCAGATTAGGTGGCGATGAATTCATTGTGTTAATTGAAGACTTGGATGTTTTAGAAAAAGCAGGTCGAATTGCACAGGAATTATTGGATTCGATTAGGGAACCATTTCATCTTACGAATGGAGTTGAAGTGTTTTTAGGAGCAAGTATAGGAATTAGTATTTATCCAGACCAGGGTCAAACTGTTGATGAAATTTTCCAACATGCAGATGCTGCACTCTACCAAGCGAAAAAAGAAGGAAAAGGAATTTTTCGCTATTATAATTCTAGCATTACGTCTAAAATTCGAAATCGACTTTCTATTGAAACTAGGTTACGTAAAGCGATCGATAGAGGAGAGTTATTAGTATATTTTCAGGTTCAAGCCGATATTGAAACCGGAAGTATTGTAGGAGCAGAGGCATTAGTGCGATGGAAGGATCCTATTCATGGATTTATTTCCCCCGCAGAATTTATACCAATTGCTGAAGAAAGTGGGATCATCGGTCCAATCGGCGAATGGGTATTACGGGAAGTATGTACAATGGGATATAAATGGATAGAGTCTGGATATAAACTAGTCCCTCTCGCAGTTAATTTGTCTCCGAAACAATTTATTCATGGTAATGTAATTTCTCTGGTGGAAAAAGTTTTATCTGAAACTAATTTTCCTGCTGAGTTTTTGGAATTCGAAATTACGGAAAGTGCGTTAATGGATAGAGAAGAGGAAGCAATTCGAATTTTAAATCAACTTCGATCCATGAAAATAAAATTAGCAATTGACGATTTTGGAACTGGTTACTCTTCATTAGCCCATCTAAAAAGATTTCCTTTAGACGTTCTTAAAATAGATAAAAGTTTTGTAGATGACATCCCAAAAAATCAAGATGATATGGAAATTGCAGCAACTATAATTGCAATGGGTCATACTCTTCGATTAAAAGTATTAGCTGAGGGTGTTGAGTCAAAAGAACAATTAGACTTTCTTCGATCTTGCGGTTGTGATTTTTACCAGGGATATTATAAGAGTAAACCAATTCCTCCAGAAGAATTCATAAAGTTTTTAAAAAAGGATTAG
- a CDS encoding TIGR00730 family Rossman fold protein produces MKKVCVFCGAHPGDNPVYKESAKSLGEIFTRENIGLVYGGANIGIMGEVANSVLNSGGNVTGIITEYLMPIEGHTGLKDLHVVKDMHERKSMMYKMSDGFAVLPGGIGTLEEFFEIFTWAQLKFHQKPIGILNTNGYYTKLIRFLHHIADENFMKRDHMDLIFVADTPDKLMKGFQEKL; encoded by the coding sequence ATGAAAAAAGTCTGTGTTTTTTGTGGAGCGCATCCTGGAGACAATCCTGTCTACAAAGAGAGTGCTAAGAGTCTGGGAGAAATTTTTACAAGAGAAAATATCGGTCTTGTATATGGAGGAGCAAATATAGGTATAATGGGTGAAGTTGCAAATTCAGTTTTAAATTCAGGCGGTAATGTTACTGGGATTATTACTGAATATTTAATGCCAATTGAAGGACATACTGGATTAAAAGATTTACATGTTGTAAAAGATATGCACGAAAGAAAGTCTATGATGTATAAAATGTCTGATGGATTTGCGGTATTACCAGGTGGAATTGGAACTTTGGAAGAATTTTTTGAAATTTTTACTTGGGCGCAATTGAAATTTCATCAGAAACCTATTGGTATTCTGAATACAAATGGATATTATACAAAACTTATTCGATTTCTTCATCATATTGCAGATGAAAACTTTATGAAGCGCGATCATATGGATTTAATATTCGTAGCGGATACACCTGATAAACTTATGAAAGGTTTTCAAGAGAAACTTTAA
- a CDS encoding alpha/beta fold hydrolase — translation MKLFHRAYPNSNLPLIIIHGLFGSSKNWISNAKELSKLTNVYSIDVRNHGDSPHADTHTIQELVLDLKNFIEENNIEKPILLGHSMGGLNALLFALTYPELIHSLIVVDIAPKSYQVNYESEFNALSMDVSNFESRQSIDDKMKEILPDSFIRQFLQMNLEKTETGYKWKLNINTLKNSQNALNLNLSHKNPFLKKCLFILGEKSDYIVPDDLDLIRKYFPIAKIETIKEAGHYLHYTHAKEFLEIVSNFIREL, via the coding sequence ATGAAATTATTTCACAGAGCCTATCCAAATTCAAATTTACCTCTTATCATTATTCATGGACTATTTGGTTCTTCAAAAAATTGGATTAGTAATGCGAAAGAGTTAAGTAAATTAACAAATGTATATTCGATTGATGTACGTAACCATGGCGACTCTCCTCATGCTGATACACATACCATTCAAGAATTAGTTCTTGATCTAAAAAATTTTATTGAAGAAAATAATATCGAAAAACCAATCCTACTCGGACATTCTATGGGTGGCTTAAATGCATTATTATTCGCACTGACTTATCCAGAATTAATTCATTCTCTCATCGTTGTAGATATTGCCCCAAAGTCCTATCAAGTAAACTATGAAAGTGAATTCAATGCACTCAGTATGGATGTATCAAATTTCGAATCAAGACAATCGATAGACGATAAGATGAAAGAAATTCTGCCAGATTCGTTCATTCGTCAATTTTTACAAATGAATCTAGAAAAAACAGAAACTGGTTATAAATGGAAACTTAACATCAACACTCTAAAGAATTCCCAAAACGCACTGAACTTAAACTTATCACATAAAAATCCTTTTTTAAAAAAATGTTTATTTATATTAGGAGAAAAATCGGATTATATTGTTCCAGATGATTTAGATTTAATTAGAAAATATTTTCCAATTGCTAAAATAGAAACAATAAAAGAGGCAGGACATTATTTGCATTATACTCATGCAAAAGAATTTTTAGAGATTGTGTCTAACTTTATTCGTGAACTTTAA
- a CDS encoding methyl-accepting chemotaxis protein has product MMIELLQKDKSSIKKTLIVSFIIINTLTLLFAGFTIYQMNSMHVNTEKAANELLPAVIEISFLKGNISDYRLIEFSHIATSSEKEMIEQELKLKQIKDKVYKNIDEINTILKNPDALVLYQEFLVRWDEYEVESSDVLSLSRRKLTKEALDKIQTSARLKYNSAKEILNKLNELTNTLAKESSAASSIQFASTISVITFTTLIITGIILYLSFNTIRNIRKPLDTAMDVVSKLSQGDFTVEIDINKNDELGKMLFGIHNMVEHLSSSIIQIRKLSSEIARSSSNLGAVSSNLNLSSQDMASSSEESSAAIEELTSSLDLVANSIGVQTKNMHEIDSNIKAMNTSILEIKNAADKLSQISNDSAKKATSGELIANDTILAMDRVKESSSKINEIVKLISEISSQTNLLALNAAIEAARAGEAGKGFAVVADSITKLADRTVSGVKQIQSLISSTENAISEGYKKVGEVAGILKGIIASVNNINNSVKGVIIAVNQQVENANRIAVNAEKVTNLSREIEIASMEQKNGIAEISQSIMSVSSTAQTVSAEATSLRELSDSFSEKSSALEKSVDFFKVHE; this is encoded by the coding sequence ATGATGATAGAGTTATTGCAGAAAGATAAATCAAGTATTAAAAAAACTCTTATAGTTTCCTTTATAATAATAAATACGCTAACGTTGTTATTTGCAGGTTTTACTATATACCAAATGAATAGTATGCATGTTAATACCGAAAAAGCGGCTAATGAACTATTGCCCGCTGTTATAGAAATTAGTTTTTTGAAAGGAAATATCTCAGACTATAGATTGATCGAGTTTAGTCATATTGCAACTTCTTCTGAAAAGGAGATGATAGAACAAGAACTGAAGTTAAAACAAATTAAAGATAAAGTATATAAAAATATAGATGAAATTAATACTATATTAAAGAATCCAGATGCGTTAGTTTTATATCAAGAGTTTTTAGTTCGATGGGATGAATATGAAGTGGAATCCTCTGATGTTTTATCTCTATCTAGGAGAAAATTAACGAAAGAAGCACTTGATAAAATTCAAACTTCTGCAAGGTTAAAATATAATTCCGCGAAAGAAATTCTTAATAAATTAAATGAATTAACAAATACATTAGCAAAGGAATCCAGTGCTGCAAGTAGTATACAATTTGCATCTACTATATCTGTAATTACATTTACTACCTTAATTATTACTGGAATCATTTTATATCTAAGTTTTAATACAATTCGGAATATTAGAAAACCCTTAGATACTGCAATGGATGTTGTATCGAAACTTTCACAAGGGGATTTTACTGTAGAGATTGATATCAATAAAAATGACGAATTGGGTAAAATGTTATTCGGAATTCATAATATGGTAGAACATTTAAGCAGTTCTATCATTCAAATTCGAAAACTTTCCTCTGAAATTGCTCGTTCTTCCTCTAATTTGGGTGCAGTTTCTTCGAACCTAAATTTATCTTCACAAGATATGGCATCTTCCTCGGAAGAATCTTCTGCGGCTATTGAAGAGTTAACCTCTTCTCTAGATCTCGTAGCAAATAGCATCGGTGTTCAAACTAAAAATATGCATGAGATTGATTCTAATATAAAAGCGATGAATACTTCTATTCTAGAAATCAAAAACGCGGCGGATAAATTATCGCAAATTTCAAATGATTCAGCTAAAAAAGCTACTAGTGGTGAGTTGATTGCAAACGACACGATTCTAGCTATGGATAGAGTAAAAGAAAGTTCATCTAAAATCAATGAGATTGTTAAATTAATCTCTGAGATTTCTTCACAGACCAACCTTCTCGCACTGAATGCAGCAATCGAAGCCGCACGGGCGGGAGAAGCTGGGAAAGGTTTTGCAGTGGTCGCTGATAGTATAACGAAACTTGCTGATAGAACAGTTTCCGGTGTAAAACAAATCCAAAGTCTGATTTCTTCTACGGAAAATGCAATTTCAGAAGGTTACAAAAAAGTAGGGGAAGTGGCTGGAATTTTAAAAGGAATTATTGCAAGTGTGAATAATATTAATAACTCTGTTAAAGGAGTTATCATTGCTGTAAACCAACAAGTAGAAAATGCAAATCGTATTGCGGTTAACGCTGAAAAAGTAACAAATCTTTCTCGCGAAATTGAAATTGCGTCAATGGAACAAAAAAACGGAATAGCAGAAATTAGCCAAAGTATAATGAGTGTTTCTTCTACAGCACAGACAGTGTCAGCGGAGGCAACTAGTCTTAGGGAACTTTCTGATTCCTTTAGTGAAAAATCGAGTGCTCTCGAAAAAAGTGTAGATTTTTTTAAAGTTCACGAATAA
- a CDS encoding SpoIIE family protein phosphatase — MNIKILIAFFLILLSTLSLRSQENLTIDLTKNCVSGDCNGRVWYMTDSFESDYLQFEKPDETWKQTDHFPIWMNKFFKKEGRLATYTLMTYFDIPEELLNHPDQTGLRIGEIGEVFEIYLNGNLVAKEGEIKDGKVYFHRTVRGKVWQVPKNFIKEKDNHLVIKLSGHPKFDHTGLYLTKYYQFGLYEKLDYDEKDRVTLALLTVYLTVGFYHLFLFYRRRVEVYNFYYGAMAIIVGVYLYCRSSAIFEHQWDTALIQRIEFAVLYPGLVFLAESLDGLFFNKGSKWTKWYGYFSYTICFLTIFAPEMFMAEIILRVWQGSVIFCAIPLLGRVFYLAIKQGIINAKRLLIGLVFFLLAAVYDIIDSAILNTGLSFTKYAFFSYIMGFAGVLANRFISIHNEIEELNENLEQKVANRTKELSNSLDEIKFLKDQQDGDYYLTSLLLNPLGANRAKSPEVKVEFLVKQKKHFKFKNWESEIGGDLCRSQTLQLKNRTTTVFLNADAMGKSMQGAGGALVAGAVFNSIIERTMLSTSVQNQYPERWLKNSFIEMHKVFESFDGSMLISVVMGLIDNRSGLLYLINAEHPNTVLYRDGHASFIGDEKMYRKLGSGMVEDFIFIQTFQLKDGDVLINGSDGRDDLMIEDKSAHTKILNYDEKIFLSVVKNANGKLDKIYEGLCRLGEFTDDLSLLRIELKNINLSFQSLEEPSSVNTEVTIDNITPETLEILESKLLDFYNESNKNFHALRDIIIAFIRIKQYEKAISLALDYIELIPSDTGMFYYLSYAYRKYKNFQESIEIGERVRLRNPYHLKNLINLVKSYASFGKLQRAMEILEAAANLQPENDKIKRLKSQLEKAIQKSE; from the coding sequence ATGAATATAAAAATCCTAATTGCATTCTTTCTAATTTTACTTTCTACATTGAGTTTAAGGTCTCAAGAAAATCTTACAATTGATCTTACTAAAAACTGTGTTTCTGGGGATTGCAATGGACGTGTTTGGTATATGACCGATTCATTTGAATCTGATTATCTTCAATTTGAAAAACCAGACGAAACATGGAAACAGACTGACCATTTTCCTATATGGATGAATAAATTTTTTAAAAAAGAGGGGAGGTTGGCTACTTATACTTTAATGACTTATTTTGATATTCCGGAAGAATTATTGAATCACCCCGATCAAACTGGACTTCGAATTGGAGAAATTGGGGAGGTATTTGAAATTTACCTCAATGGAAACTTAGTTGCGAAAGAAGGGGAAATAAAAGACGGAAAAGTCTATTTTCATAGAACAGTGCGAGGCAAAGTTTGGCAAGTTCCTAAAAATTTTATTAAAGAAAAGGATAATCATTTAGTCATAAAACTTTCTGGACATCCAAAGTTTGATCATACAGGTCTCTACCTTACTAAATACTATCAATTTGGGCTTTATGAAAAATTAGATTACGATGAAAAAGATAGGGTAACACTTGCTCTCCTAACTGTATACTTAACTGTCGGATTTTATCATCTATTCTTATTTTACAGAAGGAGAGTTGAAGTTTACAATTTTTATTATGGTGCAATGGCAATTATTGTTGGTGTATATCTTTATTGTAGGTCGTCTGCAATATTTGAACATCAATGGGATACGGCACTTATCCAGAGAATTGAATTTGCGGTATTATACCCGGGTTTAGTTTTTTTAGCAGAATCCTTGGACGGTTTATTTTTTAACAAAGGTAGTAAATGGACAAAATGGTATGGATACTTTTCATATACCATTTGTTTTCTTACAATTTTTGCACCTGAAATGTTTATGGCTGAAATTATTTTAAGGGTATGGCAGGGATCTGTAATATTTTGTGCAATTCCACTATTAGGGCGAGTGTTCTATTTAGCGATTAAACAGGGAATAATCAACGCCAAACGTTTGTTAATCGGACTTGTTTTTTTTCTTTTGGCTGCTGTGTATGACATTATAGATTCTGCGATTCTAAATACAGGTCTTTCTTTTACGAAATATGCATTTTTTTCCTATATAATGGGTTTTGCCGGAGTTCTTGCAAACAGGTTTATATCCATCCACAATGAGATAGAAGAACTAAATGAAAATTTGGAACAAAAAGTAGCAAATAGAACGAAGGAACTTTCGAATAGTTTGGACGAAATTAAATTTCTAAAAGACCAACAAGATGGAGATTATTATTTAACGTCTTTATTGTTAAATCCTTTAGGGGCTAATCGTGCGAAATCACCAGAAGTCAAAGTCGAATTTCTGGTAAAACAGAAAAAACATTTTAAATTTAAAAATTGGGAATCCGAAATTGGAGGAGATCTTTGTAGGTCTCAGACTCTTCAATTAAAAAATAGAACTACTACTGTATTTTTAAATGCAGATGCTATGGGAAAATCTATGCAGGGAGCGGGTGGGGCATTAGTAGCAGGTGCAGTTTTTAATTCGATTATTGAAAGAACGATGCTTAGTACTTCAGTTCAGAATCAATATCCTGAAAGATGGCTAAAAAATTCATTTATAGAAATGCATAAGGTATTTGAGAGTTTTGATGGAAGTATGTTGATATCCGTCGTAATGGGGTTAATTGATAACAGATCCGGTTTACTTTATCTGATCAACGCAGAACATCCGAATACAGTTTTATATCGAGATGGTCATGCATCTTTTATTGGTGACGAAAAAATGTATCGTAAACTTGGTTCCGGTATGGTAGAAGATTTTATTTTTATTCAAACATTTCAATTAAAGGATGGAGATGTATTAATTAATGGTTCGGACGGGAGAGACGATTTAATGATAGAAGATAAGTCCGCTCATACCAAAATATTAAATTACGATGAAAAAATATTTTTATCCGTGGTAAAAAATGCAAATGGAAAATTGGATAAAATCTATGAAGGACTTTGTAGACTAGGTGAGTTTACTGATGATTTATCGCTATTGCGTATTGAGTTAAAAAATATAAATTTATCATTTCAATCTTTAGAAGAACCAAGCTCAGTTAATACGGAAGTCACAATTGATAATATAACGCCAGAAACTTTGGAAATACTCGAAAGTAAATTATTGGATTTTTATAATGAGTCCAATAAAAATTTTCATGCATTGAGGGATATAATTATAGCTTTTATCCGAATCAAACAATATGAAAAAGCAATTTCTTTAGCTTTGGACTATATAGAATTAATTCCTTCAGATACTGGAATGTTTTATTATCTATCATATGCATACAGGAAATACAAAAATTTTCAAGAATCTATCGAAATTGGTGAGCGCGTAAGACTTCGTAACCCCTATCATTTAAAAAACTTAATTAATCTTGTTAAAAGTTATGCGTCTTTCGGAAAATTGCAAAGAGCAATGGAGATTTTAGAGGCTGCCGCTAACTTACAACCGGAAAATGATAAAATCAAACGTTTGAAAAGTCAACTAGAGAAGGCTATACAAAAGTCAGAATGA